In Thermodesulfobacteriota bacterium, the genomic window GAAGGTCTTGAGGAACTTCGGCATGCCCAACCCGGAGGGCTACCGGAAGGCGCTCCGGTTGATGAAGCTTGCCGAGCGTTTCAAAAAACCGGTAGTTACCCTTATAGACACCCCGGGCGCGTACCCCGGCATAGGGGCCGAGGAGAGGGGGCAGGCCGAGGCCATCGCCACGAACCTCATGCATATGGCGGGGCTCAGGGTGCCCGTGGTCAGCGCGGTTATTGGCGAGGGCGGCAGTGGCGGGGCACTCGCGCTGGGGGTGGCCGACAGGATCCTCATGCTCGAGTACTCGACCTATTCGGTCATCTCGCCCGAGGGCTGTGCCGCCATCCTCTGGAAGGACGGGAGCAAGGCCGAGACCGCGGCAAAGGCTTTGAAACTATGCGCCCCGGACCTCCTGGAGCTCGGCGTCATAGACGCGATAGTCGAGGAGCCCACCGGAGGCGCGCACCGCAACCCGCAAAAAGTCTTTAAGGACCTGAAGGCCGCCCTGGCCGAAGCCTTGAGGGAGCTAAGCTCCAAGCCCGTGGAGGACCTCCTCCGGGAGCGCCATGAAAAGTAC contains:
- a CDS encoding carboxyl transferase domain-containing protein, with the translated sequence KVLRNFGMPNPEGYRKALRLMKLAERFKKPVVTLIDTPGAYPGIGAEERGQAEAIATNLMHMAGLRVPVVSAVIGEGGSGGALALGVADRILMLEYSTYSVISPEGCAAILWKDGSKAETAAKALKLCAPDLLELGVIDAIVEEPTGGAHRNPQKVFKDLKAALAEALRELSSKPVEDLLRERHEKYRSIGVFK